AGCGCTTTGGCCGGTCAACGTTTTGGCGCTCGCGCATGGTTTTTAGCACACCTTCGTTTCTACTGCTGTATCTGCCCACCGTTTGGCTGATCTATCTGCTACTGGCGCGCTGTGCGCTGCCGAGGCTGCTGCTGGCCTGGCTCGGCGTGGCGTCGCTTCTCTTCTACGCGGTGTGGGACATCCGCTTGCTGCCACTTTTGCTGGCAAGCATTGGCGTCAATTACTGGCTGGCCGGGCGAGTCAGGCAGCGTGGGTGGCTTTGGGTAGGGGTCGCTTTCAATCTGGGCCTGCTTGGCTGGTTCAAGTACTCGGTGTTTCTGTTGTCGGCGCTGCATATAGCGCCCCACTCGCTGAGCCCGCTGGTGCTTCCCCTGGGCATTTCGTTTTTTACCTTTCAGCAGATCGCGTACCTGGTGGACGTTCGCCGGGGCCACGCCCGGCGAGAAACCGGCTCGCTGCACGAGGCCTCGCTGTACGGAGTATTCGTGAGTTTTTATCCACAGCTGATCGCCGGGCCGATCGTTCACTATCGTGCCCTGGCGCCGCAGCTTTCCCGCCTTGGCTGCCCTTCGTCTGCTCAGGTGCGCGTGGGCCTGGTACTCCTGGCTTTCGGGCTTTGCAAAAAGCTGATGCTGGCCGACAACCTGGCACCGCTGGTCGAGAGGCTTTTTTCGCTGCCTGCGCAGACCATCGTGGCCGGCGATACGCTGGTGGCGGGCTGGGCCTTTGGGCTGCAGCTCTATTTCGATTTTTCCGGCTATGCGGACATGGCGATGGGGCTTGCGCTCTTGTTTGGCGTTCGACTGCCGCAAAACTTCGCCTCGCCTTACCGCGCCGGTGATATCCAGGCGTTCTGGCGGCGCTGGCACATCACGCTTTCGCGCTTTCTGCGCGACTATCTTTATATTCCTCTGGGCGGCAGCCGGCATGGCCTGCCCCGCCACATTGCGGCGCTGATGGTGACGATGCTGCTGGGCGGGCTTTGGCACGGTGCCGGCTGGCAGTTTTTACTCTGGGGCGGGCTGCACGGGCTAATGCTGACCGCGCTACTGCTGTGGCAACGCTTTACCTGCCTGCGCCTGCCGCGCCCCTTGGGTTGGCTCTTGACGCTTTCACTGGTCATGCTGGCCTGGGTGCCCTTTCGCGCCGAGAGCCTTTCGCATACCGTCGCGCTCTACGCAGGCCTTGGGCAGTGGCAGTGGGGGGCGCTTGGCGATCTTTACCGCGACCTGACCCAGCGCGTTATGGCGCTGGGCACCAGCAGTGCGCTTTTGCTGCTCGGCTCGTTCATCGCCTTTTTCACGCCGCGAAGCGCGGTGTGGGCAAGGTGGCTGGCCAAGCCCACACGTGCCTGGTGGCAAGGCGCGGTAGCCGGCGCTTTTTTCATGGCCGCGGCGAAGGCGATGGTCGATCTGCCAGGCCAGGCCTTTTTGTATTTCAACTTTTGAATGCTGATGACACGACGTTTAGCGATACGCACACAACCAACCACAAAGCGCTTTTGGGCCGGGCTTTTGGCGGGTGCTTTGGGCGCACTGTGCCTTTGGCTTTTGTTGTGGGCGGGCCAGCTGGGGCGCGCTCACCCCAATAACGCGTGGATCGAAGGCGCGCTGAGTTACAAACTGGCCAGGGCCGAGGCACTGCCCTCACCCAAAATCCTGATCGTGGCCGGATCGTCGGCGATGTTCGGTATCGACAGCGGCGCTCTGGAAACCGCCTTCGGGCGCCCCGCCGTCAACCTGGGCGTCAACGCAGGGCTGTCA
The window above is part of the Halomonas sp. GD1P12 genome. Proteins encoded here:
- a CDS encoding MBOAT family O-acyltransferase, yielding MVFSTPSFLLLYLPTVWLIYLLLARCALPRLLLAWLGVASLLFYAVWDIRLLPLLLASIGVNYWLAGRVRQRGWLWVGVAFNLGLLGWFKYSVFLLSALHIAPHSLSPLVLPLGISFFTFQQIAYLVDVRRGHARRETGSLHEASLYGVFVSFYPQLIAGPIVHYRALAPQLSRLGCPSSAQVRVGLVLLAFGLCKKLMLADNLAPLVERLFSLPAQTIVAGDTLVAGWAFGLQLYFDFSGYADMAMGLALLFGVRLPQNFASPYRAGDIQAFWRRWHITLSRFLRDYLYIPLGGSRHGLPRHIAALMVTMLLGGLWHGAGWQFLLWGGLHGLMLTALLLWQRFTCLRLPRPLGWLLTLSLVMLAWVPFRAESLSHTVALYAGLGQWQWGALGDLYRDLTQRVMALGTSSALLLLGSFIAFFTPRSAVWARWLAKPTRAWWQGAVAGAFFMAAAKAMVDLPGQAFLYFNF